DNA from Streptomyces luteogriseus:
GCTGCGGACGTTGTTCGAGGCGGGGGTGCCGTTGGCGCTGGGCGCGGACGACCCGTTGCTGTTCGGGTCGCGTCTTGCCGCGCAGTACGAGATCGCGCGGCGGCATCACGGGTTCACGGATGCGGAGTTGGCGGAGGTGGCTCGGCAGTCGGTGCGGGGGTCGGCGGCGCCGGAGGACGTGAAGACGAAGCTGCTGGCGGGGGTGGACGACTGGCTGACGTCGTAGGGGGTGGGGGTGGTCCGCGTGGCCGGCCAGCGGGTGGGGGTCGGTCGCGGGGTCGGCGCCCGGGTGGAGGTGGGTCGCGTGATCGGCGCCCGGGTGGTCGTGGGTCGCGGGGTCGGCGCCCGGGTGGGGGTGGGTCGCGTGACCGGCGCCCGGGTGGTCGTGGGTCGCGGGGTCGGCGCCCGGGTGGAGGTGGGTCGGGGCCGCGCCGGGGGGTGTCCGTCCTCGGAACGGCGCGATGGGGTGCCACACCGACTCACTGTCCGTTGACGCGCCAACCGCTGCGGGCGGACACCCCCCGACACGACCCCTTCTCGCCGTACGCGGGTGCGGGAGCGTCGCGGCCTGTGCAGCAGGTGCTCGGGTGCGGGTGCACGGGCGGATGCGGGAGCGTCGCGGCCTGCGCCGCAGGTGCTCGGGTGCGGGGGCGTGCCGCTTCGCGTCGCGTGCGCGTGGCGGCTGGCCCAGCTCCGGGCGCCCGTCCTGGTCGGCTGCGCGCAGCCCCGCTGCGGGCGGACACCCCAACACGGGCCCTTGCGTCGTCCGGCGGCTGCGGGGACCGGTCGGCGCCGCATGCGCGCGGCGCGGGGGCCGTCTGTCCGGCTCGGCTGCGGGCATTCGTGGCGGGGGGGACGTCTCGCTGCGCGCAGCGTGTGCGTGGCGGCTGTCCTCGGCTGCGGGGGCTTGCCCCGCCTGGCTGCGAGCCGCCCCCGCTGCGGGCATGCGTGCCGCTGGGGGCGGCACGGGTGGGCGCAGCGGCACCCCGCCTCGCCGGGCTGCGGACCCAGCCGGCCTCAGTGGCGGCGCCGGGTGTCTACAGACTGACGCCGACCGTGACCGGCTCGTTGACCAGGGTGATTCCGAAGGCCTCGTGGACTCCGGCCACGACCTCGCGGGCCAGGGCGAGGAGATCCTCGGTGGTCGCACTCCCCCGGTTCGTGAGCGCCAACGTGTGCTTCGTGGAGATGCGGGCCGGGCCGTCGCCGTAGCCCTTGGCGAAGCCGGACTTGTCGATCAGCCAGGCCGCGGAGGTCTTGGTGTGGCCCTCACCGGACGGGTACGCGGGAGGCTCCACCCCGTCGCCGAGCCGCTCGCGCACGCGGGCGCGGAACGCCGCGAAGTCCGTGTCCGTGAGGATCGGGTTGGTGAAGAAGGAGCCGGCCGACCAGGTGTCGTGGTCCTCGGGGTCCAGGACCATGCCTTTGCCCGCACGCAGCTTGAGCACGGTCTCGCGGGCCGAGGCGAGGGGGACTCGGTCGCCCGCCTCCACACCGAGGGCGCGGGCCGTCTCGGCGTAGCGGAGGGGCGCGGAGAGTCCCTCGGCGTCCTCCAGGGAGAAGCGGACACGCAGGACCACATACCGCTCGGGGTCGGACTTGAAGCGGCTGTGGCGGTAGGAGAAGGCGCAGTCCTCGTTCGCCAGCGTGACCGTCTCGCCGGTGCGGCGGTCGTAGGCGACGACCTCGGTGATCGTCGAGGAGACCTCCTGGCCGTACGCCCCGACGTTCTGGATGGGGGTCGCGCCCGCCGAGCCGGGGATGCCGGCCAGGCATTCGATGCCGGCCAGGCCCGCCTCGACCGTACGGGCGACCGCGTCGGTCCAGACCTCGCCGGCCGCGAGCTCCAGGCTCGTGCCGTTGAGGGAGTAGCCCTTGGTGGCGAGGACGAGGGCGGTGCCCTCGAAGCCCTTGTCGCCGATGACGAGGTTCGAGCCGCCGCCGATGAGCAGCAGCGGGGTGCCCGCCTCGTCGGCTTCGCGGACGGCGGCGATCACCTCGTCGTCCGTCGTCGCGGTGACCAGCCGGGTCGCGGGGCCGCCCAGCCGGAAGGTCGTCAGCGGGGCGAGGGGGGCGTCGTGGAGTTCCTGCACGGGCTCAAGAGTACGAGACGGCACGGACAGGGCCGGGCACGCGTGCGTGCGGCCCCGTTCCGCAGGGAAACGGGGCCGCACGCGCGCGTGGGGGTCGTCAGGGCAGGCGGCGGAGCGCCTCGGACCAGGGCAGCGGGAGTTCGTCGCTGCTCACCTGCCAGGTGGTGAAGGCCGAGTCCTTCATCTGCGGGGCGAGGCCCCGGGAGGAGGGGCCGTGGGCACCCGCGCGGACGAAGGCGTGGAGCGCGTCCTTGGACTCCCAGGCCGACAGGGTCCAGAAGGTCCGCCGCAACGGCTTCGCCTTGAGGGTCGCCCCATAGGCGCCGGGGCTACGGCGGACCTGCCTCCAGACGGCGGGCGTACCGGCGAGGAACCTCAGGGCTCCCCAGAGCGTGCGGGTCTCGAAGCGGGAGGCGAAGACGTGCACCTCGGTGGCGCGGGGCGGGGTGTTCGGGACGGTCCAGGGAAGAGTGGGCATGCCGCTTCTCCTTGTTCGGGTCCTTCGGGGTCAGTGGGCGGCCGTCTCCAGCACCGGTGCCGGTTCGGCCGACTGCGCCTGCCGTTCCGTGCGCCGCCGGGTCGGTATCAGCAGGGCGGCGATGCCCGCGAGGGCGACCACCGCGGAGCCCGTCACCAGGGCGGGCCGCATGCCGTCGACGAAGGTCTGGCCGGTCTCGTAGCCGCCTTGAGCGGCGAAGATCGATGCCATGACGGCGATGCCGAGCGCCCCGCCGACCTCGCGCAGCGCGTTGTTGGCCCCGGAGGCGATGCCCTGCTCCGACGGCCGCACGCTGGACATCACCAGGTGGGAGGCGGGGGCGAAGTACAGCGCCATGCCGATGCCGCTGACGATCAGGGCGGGCAGTTGCGAGCCGTAGGAGGCGTCCGCCGTGGCCACCACCGCCATGTAGCCGAGGCCCAGGGCCTGCAGGAAGAGGCCCGTGGCGACCACCGGGCGGCCTCCGATGCGGTCGGCCAGGATGCCGGCGATCGGGGCGACCAGCATCGGCATGCCGGTCCAGGGCAGCATCCTGAGGCCCGCCTCGGTGGGCGAGTAGCCGAGGACGCCCTGCATGTACTGGCTGAGCAGGAAGATCGAGCCGAACATGCCGAGGAACATCAGCAGGCTCGCCGCGTTGATGCCGGCGAAGGCACGGGAGCGGAACAGCCGCATCGGGAGCATGGGGTTCTTGGCGCGGGCGCTGTAGAGGATGAAGCCGGCGAGCAGCGCGGAGCCCGCGAACAGGCCCGTCAGGACGAGGGAACCGGTCCAGCCGTCGGCCGGGCCGCGGACCAGGCCGTAGACGATGCCGAAGAGGCCGCCGCTGGCGAGCAGGGTGCCGGGGATGTCGAGCGGGGCTCCGGTGCCGTGGGACTCGGCGAGGCGCAGCCGGGCGAGCGGCAGCAGGGCCAGACCCAGCGGGACGTTCAGCCAGAAGATCCAATGCCAGGAGATGTGCTCGGTGAGGGTGCCGCCGACGAGCGGTCCGGAGGCGACGGCGAGTCCGTTGACGGCGCCCCAGATGCCGTACGCCATGCCGCGCTTGGCGACGGGCACGGCGGCGGTCAGCAGGGTGAGCGTCA
Protein-coding regions in this window:
- a CDS encoding UDP-N-acetylmuramate dehydrogenase, with the translated sequence MQELHDAPLAPLTTFRLGGPATRLVTATTDDEVIAAVREADEAGTPLLLIGGGSNLVIGDKGFEGTALVLATKGYSLNGTSLELAAGEVWTDAVARTVEAGLAGIECLAGIPGSAGATPIQNVGAYGQEVSSTITEVVAYDRRTGETVTLANEDCAFSYRHSRFKSDPERYVVLRVRFSLEDAEGLSAPLRYAETARALGVEAGDRVPLASARETVLKLRAGKGMVLDPEDHDTWSAGSFFTNPILTDTDFAAFRARVRERLGDGVEPPAYPSGEGHTKTSAAWLIDKSGFAKGYGDGPARISTKHTLALTNRGSATTEDLLALAREVVAGVHEAFGITLVNEPVTVGVSL
- a CDS encoding DUF3291 domain-containing protein, with product MPTLPWTVPNTPPRATEVHVFASRFETRTLWGALRFLAGTPAVWRQVRRSPGAYGATLKAKPLRRTFWTLSAWESKDALHAFVRAGAHGPSSRGLAPQMKDSAFTTWQVSSDELPLPWSEALRRLP
- a CDS encoding MFS transporter, whose protein sequence is MSQQTARRGGAAWALVITSVAGFMAALDNLVVTTALPSIREDLGGGLHDLEWTVSAYTLTFAVLLMFGAALGDRFGRRRLFIAGLTVFTGASAAAAMAPGIDSLIAARAVQGVGAAVMMPLTLTLLTAAVPVAKRGMAYGIWGAVNGLAVASGPLVGGTLTEHISWHWIFWLNVPLGLALLPLARLRLAESHGTGAPLDIPGTLLASGGLFGIVYGLVRGPADGWTGSLVLTGLFAGSALLAGFILYSARAKNPMLPMRLFRSRAFAGINAASLLMFLGMFGSIFLLSQYMQGVLGYSPTEAGLRMLPWTGMPMLVAPIAGILADRIGGRPVVATGLFLQALGLGYMAVVATADASYGSQLPALIVSGIGMALYFAPASHLVMSSVRPSEQGIASGANNALREVGGALGIAVMASIFAAQGGYETGQTFVDGMRPALVTGSAVVALAGIAALLIPTRRRTERQAQSAEPAPVLETAAH